The genome window ctgccacgCTATGGCTGCGCCTACGCAAGTGTCCCGCAAAATGCACGTGGGCTGTGACGGACAATGAACcgcgtgttgcattatgtccTGAAAAGaccttgctcaggaatgcgtggaatgtggactaagtacgtaggttgagaaacttgacattcacaggggtactagtagagggtacaaagattcatgtcatgaaaaggatatttatatttgttaacattaacttagattattttcaaaaatctacatgtaaccttttttgggacacccggtacaagTCAAGTCACATGTTATTTAGTCCAGTCATAAGTCAAATCAAGTCACATTTAGTCACAAGTCAAGTTAAGTCATTAGGCACCAgctcaagtcaagtcacaagtgtGATGTACTCTGTTTAATCCTGTATCATGGAATAGGGGAGAAACGTCAatttacttcattccaagtttgaaagaaagataataagccaaatcggcattggaagtttgcaatgcattgtaggacagtttttgcagttttgggacactttgtcctttgacctttcagaaaattcagaaatattgggtttttgtacgtacaaaatataatctaaaatgttttacaatatttaaaacaaatataaaaaatataagtattttataaattaattatttagtatttttaatgatcaacattatgacaataataagaaaattaataataattacggcaattttcccgatatgtcaaaggtcaaagtgtcccaaaactgctctcaaaaaccggaagttagaatggcgattgggcttatttaaGTAGATCACAATGTGCACTATTTGTCAGACCCTGCTATTTGTTAACTATCAGTCAAATGGTTCTCGAAACTATATAGCGCCGTACTtcccattgattagaacattaaaatgcaacttttgatttcgttcgttccttccttgggtttttgaacAACTTGTCGTTTTTCcgaaccgatttcaacaaatcaggtcttaaatcagagctaaagggcaTAGGTATTTGCTGCTAGTTTTACTATGGAcatatttcattttttcattttggttaggatatacagggatgaacataATTGGTACGACAATTCTGTTGCTGTCTGTATACCGTATTGTATAATCTACTGataatttaaaattgtaaatatgttaagggatggggtatgagcgtttggacagtatttattgtgggacatttgagcatatcagacatatcgaattgcattctgaatacgaagaatgtcctgatatcaaataattttgattttttttatccacattttatggaaaatgattaaaaaatgatatatttgatatttaacagtactcgaagtaaactttataaatctgatgatttataattaaagtgtatgtaggtgagatgaaaagccgacgatcaattgaaaattttgacctttcgtattgaagatatggattttttccaaaaaacaccaaaaaaaaaaaaattaggtcttttcatcttcatcttcatcttcattcgaTACAGTGCATCCCTCAAAATTGAGTATTGCTGCACCTTGAATATTAACATGGCGAGGCGAACAAAAGTGCTAGTGATGAACGTGAAGAAAGTTTATTATATACAGTGCTTTgtgcgagtaaaaatagcatcagcaattatggaaGCTGGATGCTAGCAAGTCCGTGCCGAAATGCTTCTACGGACGGAGCTGCAACGAGGGatggaggaagatcattccatagcttgatggtatATGGAAAGAACGAGTACTGGAAAGCTAGAACTCTTGCACGCTGTTGGACGAACGTATGACTGTGGCCTCTCAGTGAGTCAATGTTCATGCAAAGGTAGTCAGCAGCTGGAATATCCACAATGGATGCTACAATTTTGTAACCCATCACCACCTTCGATCTCATCCTCCGTTGGTGTAGTGTATCCCACTGCAGTGACTAGGGGTGTtattttcaggtaattttgtgcccgggtacccggcgcatttttcgggcgggtaaccgggtacccgaaattgcaaaaaaaaaaaaaaaaatgtttttttttaaaaattttttttcgtttttttttttgtagtgtctctggacctagacctaaatgctaggatcatggttgaccttaaaaaaaaatttaattttgcacattgttttgtaattttaatatgaaaattgatacatagttttcatgtcatactctattaatgatatcaaaatgcattgaatttgaatgcattttgatatcattaatagagtatgacatgaaaactatgtatcaattttcatattaaaattacaaaacaatgtgcagaattcaattttttttttaaatttttttaggtcaaccatgatcctagcatttaggtctaggtcaagACACTACTAAActcaactttgaaaaaaaattataaaaaaaatcggTAGAGCAGAGAGTCATCTGCAAATAGGCGCGtggtttgggaaaaaaatccatatcttcaatgtgaaaggtcaacattttcaattgatcattggcttttcctcccagctacatacactttaagaatatatcattagatttataaaatttacttcgaagactgttatatatcaaaaatgtgaaaaatatcaaattctaataatttgttataaaatttgtattatatcgtgaatttcaaaaatgaaaattatttgatatcagaaagacattcttcgtattcagaatgcaattcgatatgtctgatgtgctctcatgtcccacaaaaaatactgtcgaaacgctcaaaacgctcattccagatcccttaagggcccGGTCACCCACATTTGAacattttttgtgggatctgagagcatatcagacataccaaattgccttctaatacgaggaatgtccttctgatatcaaataatttagcttttttgaaattcgcgatatacaaaTTTATGACATTTTTGACACAGCATCATTCTCTCGCGTGTTAAAGGCGAGCGGCACGATCGTTATGCTCTTTCACATAACACACAGAGACGCGTTTTGACGTCAATACTAATCTCCAGGTGAGCCTGGTGGTGTgctataattcattcattcaatctatctttattctggtaagctctttcaatacataagtactgatctcccaagaggtccagatcagacaatataaatgtataattagacaataattaaaaaatcaaaatgcaaagaATACTATAATATAAAATAAGGATATGAAAACAATACAGCAATGTATATATACAGGAACTTCATAATTACCATTATCATCATAAAAAGATAATTGCAAaatatattgttacgagtcgttaatgactcaaggccaaaaccaCCTTTTACCCAACTTCAATTAAGAATGCACAGCAAAAcatactgtttgattaagttaacaatatctgaatctgtAATCAAAAGTAAAGTATCATTTATAATGATCTGATACATGCactttataatcaatcaaatacattatatttataccgcgcaaaaatcatgaaaaagatctcagggcgcgaaaaaacaataaacaaaacaaagggCACACAGTGAAACACAAAAAACCTTAAGATTCAGGGAAAGCGAGTTGGAAAAAATGGGTTTTAAGACTACATTTGAATTGAACGAGAGAAGTGATATTGCAGATGTTGTTGGGAAGGGAATTCCAAGCTACAGGGGCAGCATAACGAAAGGAACGCTGACCGGCAGATGATAAATTAACACGAGGGGTCTTAAGAAGTTTTTCAGATGATGAACGGAGGGAGCGCTGAGGAACATAAGTATAGAGAACCGAGGGGAGGTAAGAAGGAAGGGTACCCTCAAAGTGCCGATAAGCACACACACATAATTTAAACTGAATCAGGAATTTTATGGTTAGCCAATGAAGCTCATAAAGTATGGTGTAATATGATCATATTTACGTTTTTTAACAATGAGCCGGGCGGCAGAGATTTGGATCCTCTGGAGGCGGAGAATTTGATCGGAAGTGATACCAGCCAAAGCAGAATTACAGAAATCAAGGCGACACGTGATAAGAGAGTTAACAAGACACGACGTCGCTCTCTCAGACAAATATGTTGTACCAATTTATccttttcataaaatatttcgcagatgacaatttccaaaatggtgctattttcaccGTTCACACAATTTCTCCAGGAAAAGGGCTGCCTCCACATCAGCTGTGTGTCCACTAACAttaacagatgtgttgtttcataaaacatacttcagcaagtcgacagaagggTATATTCCTTTCTTGAAAGAGgcacgcactttgacgtattctaggtCTTCCCCGTTATTACtggatagtagtacattgactacataagatatgtctggttcgcaatttcaTTTCTTTGAAGGgatatggactgtaagcacattaaCTAGCCCACATCAACACTGAAGTAACTCTCACCAAAATCATGTACATTTTCTTATACAGTAAGCACCAAAAAAATCCCATTATTTAAATAGCTaattacttcattcacatcttcacaaaaTATGATGCAATCTGGAAATTCCCAAGACTAATTCTAAACatcaacctttcacattacaacacttcctgggGAATtccaataccgtaaacgttcgcctactGGCTggaactggaattttaggcacaaactaaaagtgccctcccctAAAATTCcctccagcaaataagggcacatacccttaattcttgttgggatttttagaggagggagctctctatttgtacatgaaatttaccccaaggcaaaggagcccatgtgcgccattaggcgaacgtttacggttaTATCCATTTCACATTATAGGGGAATACCCAATCCATAActagtcctgactttgtttactgtgataACATGACAAAGGGGAATCCCAAAATGTTATTaaacaccaactcttgcaagggGGTTTCCCCATCTCTcatgaaataaatttaaattttaaacaaagataaataatcaaattaaattactcggggcacatcacaatatacaCAGTATTGTTAAACAGCAATAGCATTTTTGAACTCCCACATACCCATGGCCATAAAGTTTGAACGAATGTTCAGTGGAAGATTATTCTAGAGTACCACAGCTCTGTAATTGAAGGTTCTCTTACCAGCAAAAACATTCTACGCAGGAACAATCAGGGCAGTATGACTGAGTTTGAGTTCGAGTACATGTGTTATGATTTGAGTGTGTAAAAGTGAAAATAGATGAGAGGTAGGATGGAGCAATTTGTTTCAGACACTTGAAAGTAACAATAAGTGATTGTTAATCCCATGAGTTCCGATGTCAGCAGGGTGAAGCATACGAGCAAGCTTGTTCTGCAACACCTGGAGTACATGATGATAATTGAAATTATTCCATACAGAACTACaatagtcaaaatgagggaagacTAGAGCATTAACGATCATGTTCAGAGTGAACAAGATAGGTGGAAGATAATTCTTGACTAGACCAATTACACCAATACGTTTAGATACATTAGATGACATATAATTTACATGTTCACTCCAAGATTTGGATCAAATACAACAcctaaatatttgtatttatttacaatttctaTGCTCTCGTTCCCATAGGTAAGAGATATGTccttaaatgtacttaatttcTGTCTAGAGCCAAATAGCACGAACTTAGTCTTCTTAATGTTTAACGTGAGTTTGTTAGACAGGCTATGATATCAAGGTAACTCCTGCGATTAGTCTGTTGGATCTGGTGAACTAACtaatagagttgtacacattgcgCACTtacaattaacaaaaaaaaattaatatctttCAAATCAGAAATAGTAGAATTTATATTGACAGCTTGTGACCTACTACTCAGATACGATTTGCCAGTGATACCatgtgaatacaatttttcaaataAAAGATCATAATTTACCATATCAAAGGCTTTTTTAAGATCTAAGAAAATTGATCCATTCATGTTATTTAGGATATAATCAGTTACATCTAGAAGAGCAGTGTTAGTACTGTGATTAAGTCTAAAACCTGAATATCATGgattaaaatattgtttaaagtaAGGTAATTGTACAGTTGATCATGAATGGTGGCAGAACCGATATAGTTACTGACTTAATTCTTGCCACCATCCTTGTAAATAGGTGTAACCTTTGCTTTTTTCCACATAGAGGGAAAGACAGAAGTGAACATGGAAAGGTTACATATATATGCAAGCGGGTGACAGATGACAGGAGCAGTTAATTTCAAGAGTTTCATACACACATTGTCAATATCAGTACTTTTGTTATTTGAAAACTGTCAAATTTGATCGAATACAAAACTTGGTGTTATTTGAAGGCATATAGCGTAAACTGcagacaaaaaatgacaaaatccTGCAACAAAATGTATCTTAAGCGTGTTAATTGATACAAAATTTCAAAGGTTATTGCATCCGTCATCAATTTGCTCGGTGTTATAGTATCTGCCTCAATATTGTACATGCTTTATTTCATTACTTCGATTTATTCTACACCTATCACAAAGTTTCTCATTCATTACTCGCTAAactagtctcctacgcagccagtttggttacgctccctccacacaaacagtctgccaatgaccacgtgtacgccgtttctgattagctAAGAGGGCAATGCAAAGTCTATGAGAACCTAAGCAGAAGCGATGCATCCGGGAACTTGATTGCCAGTGGGTTGAACTCCTGGCTGAATAATCAGATACGCGCTAGCCAAGAGAAACggctagccaatcaaaaagaaatcgttcgttatcattggcagactgtttgcgTGGAGGGAGCGGaatcaaactggctgctgtggagactatcgCTAAACTGGTGCAGGATGATTTCTGTTACTTGCTGGTCTATGTTGACTGACATTAGCAGCACTGGAAAGGATCCTACTTGCGATGTGCAAACAATTTTGACATGAGCACGCGCCACTACACCCATGTTGCTTCACCGACCTCCACAATATCATAATTGAGTTACCTGTAACATTAAATGATTTAATTGATATCATACTCAATTACATATACACAAAAACATGCTTGATTCGTTTACACTATCTTTGCTATGAAGATAATGATATTTGAGCTGCATATAATATTGGTTAGAGTGAAATAATTAGTAAGAGTTAGAGTGAAATGCGTGAAAGATGTTGCTGTGTGTTTATCCTTTTTCTTCGATTGAGTTCTTTGGAAAGTCTTGGATCGCATGTTACAGATCATGAGATAGCTGATATATTAAAATCATTAATTGTGGAACTCTTTTACACGTGGTAAAAGGAGTAATACTGCAATATCACAATATCAAAAGTCgtaattttgttcaaatatcCTCTACGAaagattttaataattatttagtgAGCATAATACACTTTGTAGTGTAAACTTACCCAGAGCAAGGAGCACAACAGCCATGTTGAGTAAAATAACGAATACAGCCATCGCTGCTTGTCTGTGTCCTGATGGGTCTGTTAATGGAACCAGTAGAATCTCAGCACAGAGCAAGTTGAGAAAGATTGCCACAAGAGACGTCATCTGTAGTAAGTGTTCAAAAGAATCCTTCATTGGTTTGAAATACGCATGACTTGTAATGAATACCATGGACACAGCTACAGTCGCCCCTAAAGTAAGAGGGTCTTCTGACCCATAGAGAACTACAAGTGATGTCTGCAACACTTTACGGCATAGCTCTACTACATCCCAATACCAGTATTCTCGTTTGTAATTTTCACAGAAGAACTGCACATACAATGGGTATTTAGAATAGTCAATACTCTCATTAGTCTGCGTACTAGCTTCATTTGTCTGCACATCATGAACGCTATTAATACATACCAACTCCACGTTGTTATCTTCTTCTGAGTTAATTGAATGCTCAATGCTTTCGTTTGTCTGAATACTAGCTCCAATGCTGTGGATAGCTTCGAAATCCAACTCCGTATCATCGAGAATGATCGACCGCTCATCGTTAGGATGGTTGTCAAGTAAAGGAGTCGTATCAGATTGGGTATCGATTTCTGCAGGTGCGATATTGCCTTCGTCTTGTGTAATGCTTTCGATCTCTTCATTTCTGCCCGTATCAGTATCAATGTTTACGTTCTCAGAGGATTCGGTGACTTGTTCCTTTCCCCGATGAAATGTTGCTTTTTTGGTCAATAATAGAATGAATAAGCACAAGGGATATCCGAGAACAAAGACTAATGAGACATAGGCTGTATTTACGTAGTTCTTGTGTTCCTCAGTATTACAGTCAACTGAATAATCAGATCGCAGTCGTTCCGTGCAGTAATCATCATTCACATCGACACAGAATTCTTGACAAGCCACCGGCATTAGAGACAAGATCACATCACATAAACTCAGGTAAGAGATGAACAAAACTACGACGACAACCAAGCAGCAGTTCCCCCTTAATCtggtaattttgtttttcacttcAGCGGCAGATAATGTTTTATCGATTCGCAGAAACAACCATTTGGATGCAAAGACAATGCTTGGAAAAAGCACAACAAGTATAGAAAACACTAAACCGATAAGAAATTCTGTGTAGATGTTCAACTGAAGTTCATCAATATAACATCGAGGCTTTGCAAGTATCTTGAATATGTTCAACTCTAAAGCCTTGAACACGTAAGCAAGATTTGACACATTCTTTGGCCAATGAATGTTATGCAGGGAAGTAAAAATAGCCCCAGCTATTTGATAATATCCTAGAACTATTTTAAATCGAGCGATTAGAATATAAACCAGAGATCTTTTGAGTGATTTGTCATCTCCCATTTCCTTACGCTCTTTCATCTTTTTCTTGAGATCCAAAACTATGATCGCAACCAGTATACCCATTAGAATAACTACAAGCAAAATCTCCAAGATTAGATGCCAGATCGGTGGACATTTCACACAATATTCAAACCATGAATAGTAGTCTTTGCTACATTTGGAACAAACCCATCCTTCATAGCCTACACCACAACTTCCATTTATGCCATTTAAAGCCGGACAAGCTTCTTCCCCTCCTGGGCAAAGAAATGGCTTTGGAAGGGTATCTTCAAATTTTGAACTTGCATAATTATAGGACCTGTCAAATATTAGTAGATTATCAACGAATGCAGTATA of Amphiura filiformis chromosome 14, Afil_fr2py, whole genome shotgun sequence contains these proteins:
- the LOC140169615 gene encoding uncharacterized protein, with the protein product MFNGSKHLKVINLEGNQISSIKRGTFASCHKLTTLHLSYNKIQDLSPGSFLGLNKLRVLDMNGIRHTASIKADMFSEIRQTIHTLHFSIKGLNEIEPGALNFSIVDLGFNTGNIHSFPGGIFAPSEGDLEFGDFYIKAGLSADEKLIDISPKAFDGIRKIIKLWICGHNLKYLPDDLLRNIEFMAVHLNRNLLEELPDGFLRSSTNLTFLSLYGNRLKSISNDTFKGLTSLRTVLLFRNQITHIPPLTFQNTNLAELFIFINNIANLSKDALKTGNCTINKVHIYLNPLSVIEEGSFDCFSESGSEVYYPVDYLPEIPHFPSSVGMFGVGDNINTSFNVYHMSFVWFIGRGMNSYGFKCNITSCVPCKPGTFGDGIHSGCVDCPAGGYFQTRSAQISMEAGGIGCNLCTNGTFVSPERAPGARISDCQVCPAGTDKNKFAGLRACPCFDINGDKYYRKDRFGPCMPCPEQGVICSNESQKVHPGYWWTWDRNLSHATHVLEFPQNSLSSMYTAFVDNLLIFDRSYNYASSKFEDTLPKPFLCPGGEEACPALNGINGSCGVGYEGWVCSKCSKDYYSWFEYCVKCPPIWHLILEILLVVILMGILVAIIVLDLKKKMKERKEMGDDKSLKRSLVYILIARFKIVLGYYQIAGAIFTSLHNIHWPKNVSNLAYVFKALELNIFKILAKPRCYIDELQLNIYTEFLIGLVFSILVVLFPSIVFASKWLFLRIDKTLSAAEVKNKITRLRGNCCLVVVVVLFISYLSLCDVILSLMPVACQEFCVDVNDDYCTERLRSDYSVDCNTEEHKNYVNTAYVSLVFVLGYPLCLFILLLTKKATFHRGKEQVTESSENVNIDTDTGRNEEIESITQDEGNIAPAEIDTQSDTTPLLDNHPNDERSIILDDTELDFEAIHSIGASIQTNESIEHSINSEEDNNVELVCINSVHDVQTNEASTQTNESIDYSKYPLYVQFFCENYKREYWYWDVVELCRKVLQTSLVVLYGSEDPLTLGATVAVSMVFITSHAYFKPMKDSFEHLLQMTSLVAIFLNLLCAEILLVPLTDPSGHRQAAMAVFVILLNMAVVLLALGNSIMILWRSVKQHGCSGACSCQNCLHIASRILSSAANVSQHRPASNRNHPAPV